A portion of the Deltaproteobacteria bacterium genome contains these proteins:
- a CDS encoding phosphoglucosamine mutase — protein MSNKRELFGTDGVRGEANRFPVVPEIALKLGMAAGVFFQNQKVKPRIIIGKDTRLSGYMLESALMSGICSMGTDVYLVGPLPTPAIAFITRSMRADAGIVISASHNPFQDNGIKFFGRDGMKLPDADEAQIEQLMDREDLPRPTHSHVGRAFRLDDAEGRYIVFAKSSIPKDMTFDGIKIVVDCSHGAAYKVAPAIFSELGADVITIGDDPDGMNINSGCGSTNPEVMAGKVVETGADLGLALDGDGDRAILADSSGEIVDGDDVLFICASRMDEGKLLSGHTMVGTVMTNMGLEISMNSRGIKVIRAPVGDRYVLEEMIRAGAVVGGEPSGHIIFLDHTTTGDGIITALQVLKVMVKTGLTLSELRSGWVRYPQVMRNLKVKSKPPLEDQAWYRQIILEAREAMGEGHLLSLRYSGTEPLLRVTVSCASGRLAEEVSERICDELSGRLGCGNPE, from the coding sequence ATGTCTAATAAAAGAGAGCTTTTTGGCACTGATGGAGTGAGAGGAGAGGCCAACCGATTTCCTGTTGTGCCTGAAATTGCCCTTAAACTGGGTATGGCCGCAGGGGTTTTTTTCCAAAACCAGAAGGTCAAACCGAGGATTATTATCGGAAAGGATACCAGGCTTTCCGGCTATATGCTCGAATCGGCCCTGATGTCCGGCATATGTTCCATGGGAACGGACGTTTACCTGGTCGGTCCTTTGCCTACCCCCGCCATCGCCTTTATTACCCGTTCCATGCGGGCCGATGCAGGGATCGTGATTTCCGCATCCCACAATCCCTTTCAGGACAACGGGATAAAATTTTTCGGGCGTGACGGTATGAAGCTTCCCGATGCCGATGAGGCGCAAATAGAACAGCTCATGGATCGTGAAGACCTCCCCAGACCGACCCATTCTCACGTCGGACGGGCCTTCCGTTTAGACGATGCAGAGGGACGCTACATCGTTTTCGCCAAGTCCAGCATACCTAAGGATATGACCTTTGACGGTATTAAAATTGTCGTGGACTGCTCCCACGGAGCCGCCTACAAAGTGGCCCCCGCCATCTTTTCCGAGCTTGGAGCCGACGTCATTACCATTGGCGACGATCCGGACGGCATGAACATAAACTCCGGATGTGGTTCAACCAATCCGGAGGTGATGGCCGGCAAGGTTGTCGAAACCGGGGCCGATCTGGGCCTGGCATTGGACGGTGACGGGGACAGGGCGATTCTGGCCGATTCCAGTGGTGAGATCGTCGACGGTGATGACGTCCTCTTTATTTGCGCCTCCCGGATGGACGAGGGTAAACTTCTTTCGGGCCATACCATGGTTGGAACTGTAATGACAAACATGGGCCTTGAGATCAGCATGAACAGCAGGGGCATCAAGGTCATCCGAGCTCCGGTTGGAGACCGCTATGTTCTCGAGGAGATGATTCGCGCCGGCGCTGTTGTCGGGGGAGAACCCTCCGGACATATAATTTTCCTCGACCATACCACCACGGGTGATGGGATAATCACCGCTCTTCAGGTTCTCAAAGTCATGGTGAAAACCGGCCTGACCCTCAGTGAGTTGAGAAGCGGATGGGTGCGATATCCCCAGGTCATGAGAAACCTCAAGGTTAAGAGTAAACCACCTCTTGAGGACCAGGCGTGGTATCGGCAGATCATCCTGGAGGCAAGAGAGGCCATGGGGGAGGGGCACCTCCTCAGCCTGAGGTATTCCGGAACCGAACCTCTCCTCCGTGTGACCGTATCGTGCGCTTCGGGACGGTTGGCCGAAGAGGTTTCCGAGCGGATATGTGATGAGCTGTCCGGGCGCCTGGGGTGTGGAAATCCGGAATAA
- a CDS encoding pyridoxine 5'-phosphate synthase encodes MGGTAEGYVRLGVNVDHVATVRQARGIQVPDPVEAAVLAELAGCDGITVHLREDRRHIQDRDLFILRKTVKTRLNLEMAATSDLVKTALEVKPDSATLVPERREELTTEGGLEVGMNVDFLKKTVRLLQDAEIRVSLFVNPDIDQIKACHRIGADAVEIHTGKYTDAKSPEDAETEFQRILNAAKVASKLRMEVVAGHGLDYRNVRRIVGIPEVIEVNIGHSIVAKAIMVGIERAVREMKTVIGGAS; translated from the coding sequence ATGGGCGGAACCGCTGAAGGATACGTAAGACTGGGGGTCAATGTTGACCACGTAGCCACAGTCAGGCAGGCTCGGGGAATCCAGGTGCCCGATCCGGTGGAAGCGGCTGTCCTGGCCGAATTGGCCGGGTGCGACGGGATTACGGTGCACCTGAGGGAGGACCGGAGGCACATTCAGGACCGGGACCTGTTTATCCTGAGGAAGACGGTAAAAACCAGACTCAATCTCGAGATGGCAGCCACATCGGACCTGGTGAAGACCGCCTTGGAGGTAAAACCGGATTCCGCCACCCTGGTTCCGGAGCGCAGGGAGGAGCTGACGACGGAGGGGGGCCTGGAAGTGGGTATGAACGTCGACTTCCTCAAAAAAACCGTTCGTCTCCTCCAGGATGCCGAGATACGGGTGAGTCTTTTTGTGAATCCCGACATTGACCAGATCAAGGCATGTCACAGAATAGGTGCAGACGCTGTGGAGATCCACACGGGAAAATATACCGATGCCAAATCCCCTGAGGATGCTGAGACCGAATTTCAGCGAATCCTTAACGCGGCCAAGGTCGCCAGCAAGCTGAGGATGGAGGTCGTGGCGGGACACGGGCTTGATTACAGGAATGTTCGAAGGATCGTTGGTATTCCAGAGGTTATCGAGGTGAACATCGGCCACAGTATAGTAGCCAAGGCCATTATGGTCGGGATTGAGAGGGCCGTCCGTGAGATGAAGACGGTGATAGGAGGGGCATCATGA
- the acpS gene encoding holo-[acyl-carrier-protein] synthase — protein sequence MIVGVGLDNVQTKRMQEVLLKWADRVENRIFTEEELAYSRTKGEPHFHLAARFAAKEAFFKALGKGLSEGMSWTNVNVLNDELGKPYITLRGRARELADSMEVKITHLSLTHTDESAIAVVILEK from the coding sequence ATGATTGTTGGCGTGGGGCTGGATAATGTGCAGACCAAACGTATGCAGGAAGTGCTCCTTAAGTGGGCCGACAGGGTGGAGAACCGCATATTTACGGAGGAGGAGTTAGCCTATTCCAGGACCAAGGGGGAGCCGCATTTCCACCTGGCGGCACGGTTCGCCGCCAAGGAGGCCTTTTTCAAAGCGCTGGGCAAAGGATTGAGCGAGGGCATGTCCTGGACAAATGTTAATGTCCTGAACGATGAACTGGGAAAACCGTATATTACCCTCCGCGGACGGGCCAGGGAACTGGCGGATTCCATGGAGGTGAAAATTACACACCTGAGCCTGACGCATACCGACGAATCCGCCATAGCGGTTGTCATTTTGGAGAAGTGA
- a CDS encoding NAD(P)H-hydrate dehydratase: MKLVTPAQMREIDSRAIRELGIPSMVLMENAGLSLVEEVEKRLSEGPGKISVICGPGNNGGDGMVAARHLADRGHEVLVFLAARKSSFRGDARAQLRILRKLGIPVRVVGSPADVEMERRRLENSDVVIDALFGTGLHREIDGLPAESVRAINACPGIVISADIPSGINGKTGFPMGEAVTADVTVTFAYPKLGLVQYPGAHFAGEIVVADIGIPRAAEIGTEFPGKISGPETVTSGFSRRWEDSHKGTFGHLLVCSGSIGKTGAGILAAKAALGSGAGLVTLALPVSAVWAVDAAVPEVMTAPIPETSDGTLSANGKNALKQLIGERDAMAIGPGLTVQAETAALVRDVLSWDGFPVVVDADALNALSGNPEYLRKRRGETVLTPHPGEMARLLDSSTSMVQGDRVGAALSCSSRSDCVVVLKGAGTVVAAPDGRFFINPTGNPGMATAGAGDVLTGMIGALLARGEDALTSALASVYLHGVAGDLAAEALTQHSLTAVSILDNIGPALRSEDVDG; encoded by the coding sequence TTGAAGCTGGTCACCCCTGCGCAGATGAGGGAGATCGACTCCAGGGCCATACGGGAGCTCGGGATTCCATCCATGGTTCTTATGGAAAATGCGGGTCTTTCTCTTGTTGAAGAGGTTGAGAAACGCCTTTCCGAAGGACCCGGGAAGATATCGGTTATCTGCGGGCCCGGGAACAATGGAGGCGATGGCATGGTGGCTGCCAGGCACCTCGCTGACCGGGGGCACGAAGTGCTGGTGTTTCTGGCCGCGCGAAAGAGTTCCTTCCGTGGGGATGCGAGGGCCCAACTTCGCATTCTAAGGAAGCTGGGCATACCTGTCCGGGTAGTCGGTTCTCCCGCCGACGTGGAAATGGAGCGAAGGCGCCTGGAGAATTCCGACGTCGTCATCGACGCGCTTTTTGGTACGGGCCTCCACAGGGAGATCGATGGGCTGCCGGCGGAATCGGTCAGGGCCATAAACGCCTGTCCGGGCATTGTTATCTCCGCAGACATCCCCTCCGGTATCAACGGTAAAACCGGTTTTCCCATGGGTGAGGCTGTGACGGCTGACGTGACGGTGACTTTTGCCTACCCTAAACTGGGGCTCGTTCAATATCCTGGAGCTCATTTCGCCGGAGAAATCGTTGTTGCCGATATCGGCATCCCCCGGGCCGCGGAAATCGGAACGGAGTTTCCCGGGAAAATTTCGGGGCCCGAAACGGTCACTTCCGGCTTTTCCCGGCGATGGGAGGATTCCCATAAGGGTACCTTCGGACACCTTCTGGTCTGTTCCGGGTCCATAGGGAAAACCGGCGCCGGAATCCTTGCGGCAAAGGCCGCTCTTGGCTCCGGGGCGGGTCTGGTGACCCTCGCTCTGCCCGTGTCTGCGGTTTGGGCGGTGGATGCCGCAGTTCCGGAGGTTATGACGGCCCCGATTCCTGAAACCAGCGATGGAACCCTCTCCGCCAACGGGAAGAATGCCTTGAAACAGCTTATCGGGGAGAGGGACGCCATGGCCATCGGACCGGGACTCACAGTGCAGGCAGAGACCGCGGCCCTGGTGAGGGATGTTCTCTCCTGGGACGGATTTCCCGTCGTGGTTGATGCCGATGCCCTGAACGCCCTGAGCGGAAATCCGGAATATCTGCGCAAAAGGAGAGGGGAAACGGTTCTGACACCCCATCCAGGGGAGATGGCCCGGCTGCTTGACTCAAGCACATCCATGGTCCAGGGGGATCGGGTGGGGGCAGCCCTCTCCTGCTCCAGCAGGTCCGATTGCGTTGTCGTTCTTAAGGGTGCCGGGACGGTTGTGGCCGCCCCGGATGGTAGATTTTTCATTAATCCCACAGGAAATCCAGGCATGGCGACAGCGGGCGCCGGTGATGTTCTGACCGGGATGATCGGTGCTCTCCTGGCCCGGGGCGAGGATGCCCTTACAAGCGCTCTGGCTTCCGTTTATCTTCACGGGGTTGCCGGCGACCTGGCCGCTGAAGCGTTAACCCAGCACAGCCTGACGGCCGTCAGCATCCTTGACAACATCGGCCCGGCGTTGAGAAGCGAGGATGTGGATGGGTGA
- a CDS encoding CBS domain-containing protein: MLKASQMMKKTFLTVSPDMGVEELARLFSRRHITGAVVVDKKGKLLGVVTGSDLIAKEKNLHLPTVVSLFDAVIYLESSEHFKEELHRMLASKVDDIYTRNPVTIKPDTTLPDIATLMTEDGIHFLPVMENGHATGIVGKREIIKALASTG; the protein is encoded by the coding sequence ATGTTAAAAGCGTCACAGATGATGAAAAAAACGTTCCTGACCGTTTCTCCCGATATGGGGGTTGAGGAACTCGCGCGGCTCTTTTCAAGGCGGCATATTACCGGGGCGGTCGTGGTGGACAAGAAGGGTAAACTTCTTGGGGTAGTGACCGGAAGCGACCTCATCGCCAAAGAGAAGAACCTTCACCTGCCCACGGTCGTCTCGCTCTTCGATGCGGTGATCTACCTGGAGAGTTCCGAGCATTTCAAGGAAGAACTTCATCGGATGCTCGCCAGCAAGGTCGATGATATCTATACCAGGAACCCGGTTACCATCAAACCCGACACCACCCTGCCTGACATCGCCACCCTCATGACCGAGGATGGTATCCATTTTCTGCCCGTTATGGAGAACGGTCACGCCACCGGTATTGTTGGAAAACGGGAAATTATCAAAGCTCTAGCTTCAACCGGTTGA
- the tsaE gene encoding tRNA (adenosine(37)-N6)-threonylcarbamoyltransferase complex ATPase subunit type 1 TsaE, producing the protein MDFLRPCQRMNESESLCITGPEEMLVLGMTVGKHVFDGAVIGLSGPMGVGKTTLVRGVAEGMGITEGHSVSSPTFTILQSYPCRELTLYHLDLYRISGREDLDSTGYRDVFGGSGVIVIEWVEREPDSMTPENLIIEMEYEEIGRKVVFSPKGDAYRSLASSVIDEYLILH; encoded by the coding sequence ATGGACTTTTTACGACCCTGCCAGAGGATGAACGAGTCTGAGTCTCTTTGCATCACCGGGCCCGAGGAGATGCTGGTCCTGGGGATGACCGTTGGAAAGCATGTATTCGATGGCGCCGTCATTGGCCTCTCGGGGCCTATGGGTGTGGGGAAGACGACCCTTGTACGAGGTGTAGCGGAGGGTATGGGGATCACCGAGGGACATTCTGTTTCCAGCCCGACATTCACCATCCTGCAAAGCTATCCATGCCGTGAGTTGACCCTGTACCATCTTGACCTCTACCGGATTTCGGGAAGAGAGGACCTCGATTCCACCGGCTACCGGGATGTCTTCGGCGGCAGCGGAGTCATCGTCATCGAATGGGTTGAACGGGAGCCGGACTCCATGACCCCCGAGAACCTGATAATTGAGATGGAATATGAAGAGATCGGCAGGAAGGTTGTTTTTTCCCCGAAAGGAGACGCATACAGATCACTGGCGTCCTCGGTTATTGACGAGTATCTCATACTTCATTGA
- a CDS encoding aminotransferase class I/II-fold pyridoxal phosphate-dependent enzyme, translating into MEEFYRIKRLPPYVFNIVNEHKYKARVRGDDIVDFGMGNPDLPTPPHIVEKMLSAVKDPRNHRYSVSRGIYKLRSAMADWYDRRYSVNLDPDTEVVATIGSKEGISHLILAMVAPGDTVIVPDPCYPIHFYSAVIANADVKSVPSLGNEDDFLAGVEETIKGTWPRPKILMLNYPNNPTTYTVQLSFFERVVELAREYELFVIHDLAYSDIVFDGYRAPSLLQVPGAKDIGVEIFTLSKSYNMPGWRVGFVVGNPRLVGALVRIKSYLDYGMFQPIQIASIIALNGPEECVKETVEIYRHRRDVLVEGLNRIGWEVEKPKATMFVWAPIPEKFREMGSLEFSLMAMKKTKVAVSPGIGFGAGGDGHVRFALVENEHRTRQAVRGLRALF; encoded by the coding sequence ATGGAAGAGTTCTACCGAATAAAAAGACTGCCGCCCTACGTTTTCAACATTGTCAACGAGCACAAATACAAGGCCCGGGTCAGGGGTGATGATATCGTTGATTTCGGCATGGGCAACCCCGATCTTCCTACGCCTCCCCATATCGTTGAAAAGATGCTTTCGGCCGTAAAGGACCCACGGAATCACCGATATTCCGTCTCCCGAGGGATATATAAACTTCGATCCGCAATGGCCGACTGGTACGACAGAAGGTACAGCGTGAACCTGGACCCTGATACCGAGGTAGTTGCCACCATCGGTTCCAAGGAGGGTATTTCACACCTGATCCTCGCTATGGTAGCGCCCGGAGACACCGTGATTGTCCCGGATCCATGCTATCCAATCCATTTTTACAGCGCGGTCATCGCCAACGCCGACGTCAAAAGCGTCCCCAGTCTTGGCAATGAGGATGACTTCCTCGCGGGAGTGGAAGAAACGATCAAGGGTACATGGCCGAGACCGAAGATCCTCATGCTCAACTATCCCAATAACCCCACGACCTATACGGTCCAGCTTTCCTTTTTCGAAAGGGTAGTTGAATTGGCCAGGGAGTATGAACTGTTCGTGATCCATGATCTGGCCTACTCGGATATCGTCTTTGATGGCTACAGAGCTCCCAGCCTGCTTCAGGTGCCGGGTGCAAAGGATATCGGCGTCGAGATATTCACACTTTCGAAGAGCTACAATATGCCGGGGTGGCGTGTGGGGTTCGTTGTGGGAAACCCGAGGCTTGTAGGGGCCCTGGTCCGCATAAAGAGTTATCTGGACTATGGGATGTTTCAACCTATCCAGATAGCTTCCATAATAGCCCTGAACGGTCCCGAGGAGTGCGTCAAGGAGACGGTTGAAATTTACCGGCACCGCCGTGATGTCCTCGTTGAGGGGTTGAATCGGATCGGGTGGGAGGTGGAAAAACCTAAGGCGACGATGTTCGTATGGGCCCCCATCCCCGAAAAATTTCGTGAGATGGGAAGCCTTGAATTTTCACTCATGGCCATGAAAAAAACCAAGGTGGCTGTATCTCCCGGGATCGGTTTCGGTGCCGGGGGTGATGGTCATGTACGGTTCGCTCTTGTGGAGAACGAACACAGGACGAGACAGGCTGTTCGCGGGCTGCGTGCGCTGTTCTAA
- a CDS encoding aspartate-semialdehyde dehydrogenase produces the protein MGKKNFSVAVAGATGAVGELMIKVLQERNFPVREIRYLASSRSKGKILKWRGEDVSVRELTKDSFSGVDIALFSAGGERSREFAPAAVEAGAVVVDNSSAFRMDRDVPLVVPEVNPGDAGQFAKKGIVANPNCTTIIMVVALKPLYDYSRIKRVIVSSYQSASGAGAKGIEDLKKQTRDWSNGNPLEVQAFAHPLLFNVIPHIDSFLENGYTREEMKMHNETRKMFHDDEIQVTATCVRVPVLTAHSEAVNIETENEITPEKAREILSAAPGVEVLDDPAGNKYPMPIYSAGGDVCYVGRIRKDYSTGNGLAFWVSGDQLRKGAATNAVQIAEILAEKYL, from the coding sequence ATGGGCAAAAAAAATTTTTCGGTGGCTGTCGCCGGCGCTACCGGCGCCGTGGGAGAACTGATGATTAAAGTCCTCCAGGAGAGGAACTTTCCGGTCAGGGAGATCCGTTACCTCGCTTCGTCCCGTTCCAAAGGAAAAATCCTCAAGTGGAGGGGTGAAGATGTGTCCGTCAGGGAACTGACGAAAGACTCATTTTCCGGGGTTGATATCGCACTGTTTTCCGCCGGTGGTGAAAGAAGCCGGGAATTTGCCCCGGCGGCGGTGGAGGCCGGGGCGGTGGTCGTGGATAACTCGTCGGCGTTCCGAATGGACAGGGATGTGCCCCTGGTCGTCCCCGAGGTCAATCCCGGGGACGCAGGACAGTTTGCAAAGAAAGGGATTGTGGCCAACCCGAACTGTACTACCATTATCATGGTAGTGGCGCTCAAGCCCCTTTACGACTACAGTCGGATCAAAAGGGTTATCGTCTCAAGCTACCAATCAGCAAGCGGCGCCGGAGCCAAGGGCATCGAGGACCTGAAAAAACAGACGAGGGACTGGAGTAACGGTAACCCACTGGAGGTCCAGGCATTTGCTCATCCGCTGCTCTTTAACGTGATCCCGCACATAGATTCCTTCCTTGAAAATGGCTATACCAGGGAAGAGATGAAGATGCACAACGAGACCCGCAAGATGTTCCATGACGATGAGATCCAGGTTACCGCAACCTGTGTCAGAGTGCCGGTTCTGACTGCCCATTCCGAGGCTGTGAACATAGAGACCGAAAACGAGATCACACCGGAAAAGGCCAGGGAAATTCTGTCGGCCGCTCCCGGGGTTGAAGTGCTCGACGACCCGGCGGGAAATAAATATCCGATGCCCATCTATAGCGCCGGCGGTGACGTCTGCTACGTGGGAAGGATCAGAAAGGATTATTCCACAGGGAACGGCCTGGCATTCTGGGTTTCGGGCGACCAGCTTCGGAAGGGCGCTGCGACCAACGCCGTCCAGATTGCGGAGATCCTTGCCGAGAAGTACCTCTAG
- a CDS encoding energy-coupling factor transporter transmembrane protein EcfT, with the protein MRWFQDITLGNYYPAESVVHRLDPRLKMTSMALLMGMTFAVSNPWAVLLQSFALLAAVWLSRIPMTYFLRSLRFFVWLFFFTAVLHLFFTPGEPIPGSPFLGFIRITHEGIAEGGLISWRLITVIALSSLLTATTTPLEITRGMESILSPLEKLRFPVQDFSLMMMMAIRFIPVLSDETQKIWKAQKSRGADLGHGGIKRRANALVSILLPVFVGLFRRADDLAKALEARGYVPGGRRTSMKQLLWTGRESLALIVILIWASAILTLQF; encoded by the coding sequence ATGCGCTGGTTTCAGGACATCACTCTGGGCAACTATTATCCTGCCGAATCGGTCGTGCACCGCCTTGACCCGCGTCTGAAAATGACCTCCATGGCCTTGTTGATGGGTATGACCTTCGCCGTCAGCAATCCGTGGGCTGTTTTGTTGCAATCATTCGCGCTTCTTGCGGCTGTATGGCTGTCCCGAATCCCCATGACCTATTTCCTGAGGAGCCTGAGGTTCTTTGTCTGGCTCTTTTTCTTCACGGCGGTTCTCCACCTGTTCTTCACCCCCGGAGAGCCCATTCCCGGCAGCCCTTTTCTGGGATTTATCCGGATCACACACGAGGGGATAGCTGAAGGCGGGCTCATATCATGGAGGCTTATTACGGTTATCGCCCTCTCTTCCCTCCTGACCGCCACCACTACCCCCCTTGAGATAACCAGGGGTATGGAATCCATCCTGTCACCGCTGGAGAAGCTGCGTTTCCCCGTTCAGGATTTCTCCCTCATGATGATGATGGCCATCAGGTTTATTCCCGTGCTTTCGGATGAAACCCAGAAGATCTGGAAAGCGCAGAAATCCAGAGGGGCCGATCTGGGACACGGAGGGATAAAGAGAAGGGCCAACGCTCTTGTCTCCATCCTGTTGCCGGTTTTCGTCGGCCTCTTCAGACGAGCAGATGACCTGGCAAAGGCCCTGGAGGCGAGGGGATATGTGCCGGGGGGGCGCAGGACAAGCATGAAGCAGCTTCTCTGGACCGGCAGGGAGAGCCTGGCCCTTATCGTAATCCTTATCTGGGCATCGGCGATTCTGACCCTCCAGTTTTGA